In Halobacillus amylolyticus, the following proteins share a genomic window:
- the purE gene encoding 5-(carboxyamino)imidazole ribonucleotide mutase — protein sequence MVKVGVIMGSISDWSTMKETCKILDDLRLDYETEIISAHRTPEDMFAYAEEARGKGIKVIIAGAGGAAHLPGMVAAKTTLPVIGVPVQSKALDGLDSLLSIVQMPGGVPVATVAIGAAGAKNAGILAAEMFGAFDEEIAGRLAEYRVQMKVRVTDMRRELREQ from the coding sequence ATGGTTAAAGTAGGAGTCATCATGGGAAGTATCTCTGACTGGTCAACAATGAAAGAGACCTGTAAAATACTGGATGACCTGAGGTTGGACTATGAAACGGAGATCATTTCGGCTCATCGAACGCCTGAGGATATGTTCGCATATGCGGAGGAAGCGCGAGGAAAAGGGATCAAGGTTATTATTGCGGGAGCCGGCGGTGCGGCTCATTTGCCGGGGATGGTGGCAGCTAAAACAACGCTGCCTGTGATTGGCGTTCCTGTTCAATCCAAGGCACTAGATGGGCTTGATTCGCTTCTCTCAATTGTACAAATGCCTGGCGGTGTTCCTGTTGCTACCGTTGCCATTGGAGCAGCCGGAGCGAAAAATGCTGGAATTCTAGCAGCAGAAATGTTCGGAGCTTTTGACGAGGAAATAGCTGGCCGACTTGCTGAATACCGTGTGCAAATGAAGGTAAGAGTGACAGATATGAGGAGGGAGTTACGTGAACAATAA
- the purS gene encoding phosphoribosylformylglycinamidine synthase subunit PurS: MRKVKIYITLKEGVLDPQGKAVQHSLHSLEYTNVGEVRIGKYMEVMIEDKDNIEQQVEKMCDQLLANPVIEDYSYSIEEVV, encoded by the coding sequence ATGCGCAAAGTAAAGATTTACATCACTCTTAAAGAAGGTGTCCTTGACCCCCAAGGAAAGGCCGTTCAGCATTCCCTTCATTCACTTGAGTACACAAATGTCGGTGAAGTTAGAATCGGTAAATACATGGAAGTTATGATTGAAGACAAAGACAACATTGAACAGCAAGTTGAGAAAATGTGTGATCAGTTGCTCGCAAACCCTGTCATCGAGGATTACTCGTACTCGATCGAGGAGGTTGTCTAA
- the purC gene encoding phosphoribosylaminoimidazolesuccinocarboxamide synthase, with product MKGSLLYEGKAKRVYHVEGQPEQLILSYKNDATAFNGKKKDQFEGKGRLNNLITSKIFDYLKQHNIPSHFIKELNHTEQLVAKTAIIPLEVVVRNVAAGSITRRLGIPEKERFNPPLVELFYKKDELDDPIINDQHAYHLTDISKEELDSIKDKALEVNALLANLFKQTGLDLVDFKLEFGRIADGTIVLADEISPDTCRLWDDKTGEKMDKDVFRENLGDLISVYKIILQRLEEHTCAK from the coding sequence ATGAAGGGTTCTCTTTTGTATGAAGGTAAGGCGAAGCGGGTTTACCATGTTGAGGGTCAGCCGGAGCAGCTTATTTTATCTTATAAAAATGATGCGACCGCATTTAATGGCAAAAAGAAAGATCAATTTGAAGGTAAAGGACGCCTTAATAATTTGATTACCTCGAAAATCTTTGACTATTTGAAGCAACATAACATACCTTCCCATTTTATTAAAGAACTTAATCATACAGAGCAGCTGGTAGCTAAAACGGCGATCATTCCTCTTGAAGTTGTCGTCCGTAACGTTGCAGCCGGAAGCATTACACGCAGACTCGGCATACCGGAAAAAGAGCGTTTCAACCCGCCGCTTGTTGAACTTTTTTACAAAAAAGATGAATTAGACGACCCAATTATCAATGATCAGCATGCCTATCATCTAACGGATATAAGCAAGGAAGAGCTCGATTCTATAAAGGATAAAGCACTGGAGGTAAACGCGCTTTTAGCGAATCTGTTTAAGCAAACGGGTCTTGACTTAGTGGATTTTAAATTAGAATTTGGCCGGATTGCTGATGGAACGATCGTGTTAGCCGATGAGATTTCACCTGATACATGCCGTCTGTGGGACGACAAAACGGGTGAGAAGATGGACAAAGATGTATTCCGTGAAAACCTTGGTGACCTAATTTCCGTTTATAAGATCATTTTACAACGACTGGAGGAGCACACATGCGCAAAGTAA
- the purQ gene encoding phosphoribosylformylglycinamidine synthase subunit PurQ produces the protein MKFAVVVFPGSNCDRDMAFAITNALGEEADLVWYQEADLSSYDGILLPGGFSYGDYLRSGAIASTSGVIEQIRQAAEKGKPVLGVCNGFQVLLEMGLLPGAMLPNQNLKFMCHHETLRVENNQTQFTDFYKEKEEIQIPIAHGDGNYYCDEATYQTLKENKQIAFTYQTNPNGSVADIAGITNEQGNVLGMMPHPERAVDVLLGSEDGLRLFQSILTHWRNNHAINA, from the coding sequence GTGAAGTTTGCTGTCGTTGTTTTTCCAGGGTCGAATTGTGATCGAGACATGGCCTTTGCTATTACGAATGCGTTAGGGGAAGAAGCGGACTTAGTTTGGTATCAGGAAGCCGACCTTTCAAGCTACGACGGGATTCTCTTACCAGGTGGATTTTCTTACGGTGACTACTTGCGTTCTGGAGCGATCGCCTCAACTTCAGGTGTGATTGAACAAATCCGTCAAGCAGCTGAAAAGGGTAAACCTGTGCTCGGTGTCTGTAATGGATTTCAAGTGCTGCTCGAAATGGGCTTGCTTCCAGGTGCGATGCTGCCTAATCAAAACCTTAAATTCATGTGTCATCATGAGACACTACGAGTTGAAAATAATCAAACCCAGTTCACTGATTTTTATAAGGAAAAAGAAGAAATCCAGATACCAATTGCTCACGGTGATGGAAATTACTACTGTGATGAAGCAACCTATCAAACGTTAAAGGAAAACAAGCAAATCGCTTTTACTTACCAAACGAACCCGAATGGTTCTGTTGCCGATATTGCCGGAATTACGAACGAACAAGGGAATGTTCTTGGGATGATGCCACACCCCGAACGTGCCGTCGATGTTTTACTTGGAAGCGAGGACGGATTGCGTCTATTTCAATCGATCTTGACACACTGGAGGAATAACCATGCCATCAATGCTTGA
- the purF gene encoding amidophosphoribosyltransferase, which produces MLGEIKGLNEECGIFGVWGHPESTQLTYYGLHALQHRGQEGAGIVTSDGDHMKIAKGHGLINDVFSQDSLKELEGHASIGHVRYATAGDGSYENIQPLMFRSQTSGLALAHNGNLVNAQALKGQLEAQGSILQTTSDTEVVAHLIKRAGNVPIDEAICQALSMIKGAYAFLIMTEDQLFVANDPRGLRPLSIGYLGDSWVVSSETCAFDIVGATYEREVKPGELIVIDKNGLESKRFAAPIQRTLCSMEHVYFSRPDSNLDGKNVHASRKRMGKALAGEAPIEADVVTGVPDSSISAAIGYAEAAGLPYELGLIKNRYVGRTFIQPSQELREQGVKMKLSAVRGIVEGKRVVMVDDSIVRGTTCRRIVKMLKEAGALEVHVRIASPPIENPCYYGIDTSTSGELIAANHSVKDIETEIGADSLAYLSVDGLNEAIYQGEESMEHGGCTACFTGNYPTEIYPNTVLPYEKA; this is translated from the coding sequence ATGCTTGGTGAAATCAAAGGCTTAAATGAAGAATGCGGCATTTTTGGCGTCTGGGGTCATCCGGAATCTACACAGCTGACGTATTATGGTCTACATGCCCTCCAGCATCGCGGGCAGGAAGGCGCAGGCATTGTCACGTCAGATGGAGATCATATGAAGATAGCTAAAGGACACGGCTTAATCAATGATGTATTTTCACAAGATAGCTTGAAAGAGCTTGAGGGGCATGCATCCATCGGCCACGTTCGGTACGCAACAGCTGGGGACGGAAGCTATGAGAATATTCAACCACTGATGTTCCGTTCACAAACCAGCGGCCTTGCTCTCGCTCACAATGGCAACCTCGTCAATGCCCAAGCATTGAAAGGTCAGCTTGAAGCCCAAGGTTCCATTTTGCAAACGACATCAGACACGGAGGTCGTCGCTCATTTAATTAAACGGGCGGGAAATGTTCCGATTGATGAAGCGATCTGTCAGGCACTATCGATGATTAAAGGGGCCTATGCTTTCTTAATAATGACGGAGGATCAACTGTTTGTCGCGAATGACCCGCGTGGTCTGCGGCCATTATCGATTGGCTATCTAGGTGATTCCTGGGTCGTTTCTTCTGAGACGTGTGCGTTTGATATCGTTGGCGCAACGTATGAACGTGAAGTGAAACCAGGAGAATTAATTGTTATTGATAAAAATGGTTTGGAGTCAAAACGGTTCGCAGCGCCAATCCAGCGTACACTTTGTTCGATGGAACATGTGTATTTTTCCCGTCCTGACAGTAACCTTGATGGGAAAAATGTCCATGCGTCAAGAAAAAGGATGGGGAAGGCGCTTGCTGGTGAAGCACCGATTGAAGCGGACGTGGTCACAGGTGTGCCGGACTCAAGTATATCGGCGGCTATTGGTTATGCGGAGGCGGCCGGCCTTCCCTATGAGCTTGGTTTAATTAAAAACCGCTACGTCGGCCGGACATTCATCCAGCCATCACAAGAGCTTCGCGAGCAAGGAGTGAAGATGAAGCTATCGGCCGTCCGCGGTATCGTTGAAGGCAAGCGTGTCGTGATGGTCGATGATTCGATTGTACGCGGGACAACGTGCAGGCGGATTGTAAAGATGCTTAAAGAGGCAGGGGCTTTAGAGGTCCACGTCCGTATTGCTTCACCGCCCATCGAGAATCCTTGCTATTACGGTATTGATACATCGACCAGCGGGGAATTGATTGCAGCCAACCATTCTGTCAAGGATATTGAAACGGAAATTGGTGCCGACAGTCTTGCCTATTTGTCGGTTGATGGGTTAAATGAAGCTATTTACCAAGGTGAAGAGTCGATGGAACACGGCGGCTGTACAGCTTGTTTCACTGGTAACTATCCAACCGAGATTTATCCAAACACGGTATTACCGTATGAGAAGGCATAA
- the purM gene encoding phosphoribosylformylglycinamidine cyclo-ligase codes for MSQSYKQAGVDVEAGYEAVDRMKKHVARTMRPEVMGGLGAFAGLFDISSMSYKHPILVTGTDGVGTKLKLAFEMDQHDTIGIDVVAMCVNDIIAQGADPLLFLDYIACGKNDPAKIEQIVKGISDGCEQAGSALVGGETAEMPGMYQEDEYDLAGFVVGMADKEKLITGQQVQQGDVLIGVPSSGVHSNGFSLVRKIIEQHNLDLQTIYAPFDKSLGEILLTPTKIYVKAIQALKKAVTVKGLAHVTGGGFYENIPRALPEGLGVKLDQNSWSTPAVFDFLRKHGDLTTDDMFGVFNMGIGMVAVVAEEDVSAALEALQVGGEEARMIGYVTEQKGIHWS; via the coding sequence ATGAGTCAATCTTATAAACAAGCAGGTGTGGATGTAGAGGCAGGTTACGAAGCTGTTGACCGCATGAAGAAGCACGTGGCACGAACGATGCGCCCAGAAGTGATGGGCGGCCTAGGCGCATTTGCTGGCTTATTTGATATAAGCTCAATGAGTTATAAACATCCTATCCTAGTGACAGGAACAGATGGGGTTGGAACTAAACTTAAGCTCGCGTTTGAAATGGATCAACATGACACAATTGGCATCGATGTCGTAGCAATGTGTGTAAATGACATTATTGCTCAAGGTGCGGATCCGCTATTATTTTTAGACTATATTGCCTGTGGCAAAAATGACCCGGCTAAAATAGAACAAATCGTCAAAGGGATCTCGGACGGCTGTGAACAAGCAGGCAGTGCCCTCGTTGGCGGCGAAACCGCTGAAATGCCTGGTATGTACCAGGAAGATGAATATGACTTAGCTGGCTTTGTTGTCGGAATGGCAGATAAGGAAAAGCTGATTACTGGGCAGCAGGTGCAACAAGGGGATGTATTGATTGGCGTGCCCTCAAGCGGTGTCCACTCGAACGGTTTTTCACTTGTTAGAAAAATCATCGAACAACACAACCTCGATCTTCAGACAATCTATGCTCCTTTTGACAAATCATTAGGTGAAATTCTTTTAACACCGACAAAAATTTATGTGAAGGCGATTCAGGCATTAAAAAAAGCTGTTACTGTAAAAGGGTTAGCGCACGTAACAGGCGGCGGATTCTATGAAAATATTCCGCGCGCGCTTCCTGAGGGATTAGGAGTCAAGCTGGATCAAAACAGCTGGAGCACGCCGGCGGTCTTTGACTTCCTTCGTAAGCATGGAGACTTGACTACTGATGATATGTTTGGAGTGTTCAATATGGGCATCGGCATGGTTGCAGTTGTCGCGGAAGAGGATGTCTCTGCTGCGCTTGAAGCATTGCAAGTGGGAGGAGAAGAAGCACGAATGATTGGATATGTCACGGAACAGAAGGGAATTCATTGGTCATGA
- the purN gene encoding phosphoribosylglycinamide formyltransferase, translating into MMNLAVFASGTGSNFDAVMNAIENGNLDARVSLLVSDRIDAGVIEKAQKRHVDTVVFHPKSFANKEAFEQALLADCKDRGAEWIILAGYMRLIGPTLLTAYENRILNIHPSLLPAFPGKDAIGQAFDKKVKVTGVTVHYVDNGMDTGPIIDQEAVRIEAQDRKEDVQRKIQAVEHVLYPRVIQSLMVKEESK; encoded by the coding sequence ATGATGAATTTAGCTGTTTTTGCATCAGGAACCGGCTCTAATTTTGATGCGGTGATGAATGCAATAGAAAACGGAAATCTTGATGCAAGGGTTTCCTTGCTCGTTTCTGATCGAATCGATGCAGGCGTCATTGAGAAAGCACAAAAAAGACATGTCGACACCGTCGTGTTTCATCCTAAATCATTTGCGAATAAAGAAGCCTTTGAACAAGCCTTGCTTGCTGATTGCAAGGACAGAGGGGCAGAATGGATTATCCTAGCTGGTTACATGCGGCTTATTGGTCCGACATTGCTTACGGCATATGAGAATCGCATCCTAAATATTCATCCATCCTTGCTGCCGGCCTTCCCAGGAAAGGACGCGATCGGACAGGCTTTTGACAAAAAGGTTAAAGTTACAGGGGTGACGGTTCATTATGTTGACAATGGCATGGACACAGGACCGATTATTGATCAGGAAGCCGTTCGTATCGAAGCACAGGATAGGAAAGAAGATGTCCAGCGAAAAATTCAAGCGGTAGAGCATGTACTTTATCCGCGAGTCATTCAATCATTAATGGTCAAGGAGGAATCCAAATGA
- the purK gene encoding 5-(carboxyamino)imidazole ribonucleotide synthase: MNNNVVRPGGTIGILGGGQLGRMIAVAAKHMGYRIAVLDPTEDCPCAQVADHHIVADYDDTEAAERLSELSDVITYEFENVDLEVARLFEGAEKLPQGAYSLEVTQNRAKEKQIAVDAGLPVAAYEIVQTFDQFQKAMETIGFPAVIKTVSGGYDGKGQLPIGKEEDFDEVEKFIKEGGTYIVEQWITFDLEISQVFTRGLDGEITYFPVAENLHKNHILHETRVPAAVSDKVPKKAQEAVKALAEKIGIVGTFAVEMFVTGKDVYINEMAPRPHNSGHYTIEACSVSQFEQHVRAICGLPLLPIHSFPAAVMINVLGKHQDILHSRLENYSGFHLHDYGKGEARTNRKMGHITFIGNSLKEIDKQIKYNQIHMW, from the coding sequence GTGAACAATAACGTGGTACGACCAGGTGGAACGATTGGAATTCTTGGTGGTGGTCAGCTAGGAAGAATGATAGCCGTAGCTGCAAAGCATATGGGGTATCGCATTGCTGTACTTGATCCGACGGAGGATTGCCCGTGTGCACAGGTGGCTGATCATCACATAGTTGCAGATTATGATGATACAGAAGCGGCTGAGAGATTAAGTGAGCTTAGCGATGTGATTACGTATGAGTTTGAAAACGTGGATCTTGAAGTCGCTCGTCTTTTTGAAGGAGCAGAAAAGCTTCCTCAAGGTGCTTACTCCTTAGAGGTGACACAAAACCGTGCTAAGGAAAAGCAGATTGCTGTCGATGCAGGGCTTCCTGTGGCGGCATATGAGATTGTTCAAACGTTTGACCAATTTCAAAAAGCAATGGAAACGATCGGTTTTCCAGCAGTGATTAAGACGGTAAGTGGCGGTTATGACGGCAAAGGCCAGCTTCCTATTGGAAAAGAGGAAGATTTTGATGAGGTGGAGAAGTTCATCAAAGAAGGTGGAACCTATATCGTTGAACAGTGGATCACATTTGATCTGGAAATCTCACAAGTTTTCACGAGAGGTCTAGACGGTGAGATCACCTATTTCCCTGTAGCGGAGAATCTTCATAAGAATCATATTTTACACGAAACAAGGGTGCCGGCGGCGGTTTCGGATAAAGTCCCTAAAAAAGCGCAGGAGGCTGTGAAAGCCCTGGCGGAAAAGATAGGCATTGTCGGCACGTTCGCTGTGGAAATGTTCGTCACAGGTAAGGATGTGTACATTAATGAAATGGCACCAAGGCCGCATAACTCAGGCCATTATACGATCGAAGCTTGCAGTGTTTCCCAATTTGAACAGCATGTACGAGCGATTTGCGGCTTGCCACTGTTGCCGATTCATTCGTTTCCAGCTGCGGTGATGATTAATGTACTCGGTAAACATCAGGATATTTTGCATAGCAGACTGGAGAATTACTCAGGATTTCACCTTCATGATTACGGAAAAGGTGAGGCAAGAACAAACCGGAAGATGGGGCATATCACGTTTATCGGAAATAGTTTAAAAGAAATCGACAAGCAAATAAAGTACAACCAAATTCATATGTGGTAA
- the purB gene encoding adenylosuccinate lyase, giving the protein MIERYTRPEMGSIWTEENRYQAWLEVELLACEAWSELGVIPEEDVAKLREKASFNIERIHEIEAETRHDVVAFTRAVSETVGEERKWVHYGLTSTDVVDTALSYQLKQANEIIRKDLVAFIDILADKAVEHKHTVMMGRTHGVHAEPTTFGLKLALYYEEMKRNLERLDLAIKHIEVGKLSGAVGTYANIDPFVEEYVCDKLGLAAAPVSTQTLQRDRHAHYVSTLALIAASIEKIAVEIRGLQKTETREVEEFFAKGQKGSSAMPHKRNPIGSENMTGMARVLRGEMLTAFENVPLWHERDISHSSAERVILPDATIAINYMLNRFGNIVKNLTVFPERMQENMEKTYGLIFSQRVLLTLIDEGMVREEAYDLVQPKAMEAWERGVPFRELIEADDKITSTLSEQQINACFDYKHHLKNVDRIFDRIGL; this is encoded by the coding sequence ATGATAGAACGTTATACAAGACCTGAAATGGGTTCGATTTGGACCGAAGAAAATAGATACCAAGCTTGGCTTGAAGTGGAACTGTTAGCTTGTGAAGCGTGGAGTGAGCTTGGGGTAATTCCTGAAGAAGATGTTGCTAAATTACGTGAAAAGGCGTCCTTCAATATTGAGCGCATTCATGAGATTGAGGCAGAAACACGTCATGATGTTGTGGCATTCACGAGAGCTGTTTCCGAAACAGTTGGGGAAGAGCGCAAATGGGTGCATTATGGTTTAACGTCAACGGACGTCGTTGATACAGCACTTTCTTATCAACTAAAGCAGGCCAATGAAATTATTCGTAAGGATCTTGTTGCATTTATCGATATTTTGGCCGACAAAGCTGTTGAGCACAAACATACAGTGATGATGGGGCGTACGCATGGTGTCCACGCTGAGCCAACAACTTTTGGGTTAAAACTAGCACTCTATTATGAAGAGATGAAACGGAATCTTGAACGTTTGGATCTAGCCATCAAACATATCGAAGTGGGTAAACTATCAGGGGCAGTTGGGACGTATGCCAATATTGATCCATTTGTGGAAGAGTACGTCTGCGACAAGCTTGGCCTTGCAGCAGCGCCTGTATCGACACAGACATTGCAGCGTGACCGCCATGCGCATTATGTATCAACACTCGCGTTAATTGCCGCTTCTATTGAAAAAATCGCTGTCGAAATTCGCGGCCTGCAAAAGACGGAAACACGTGAAGTTGAGGAATTTTTTGCAAAAGGCCAAAAAGGGTCTTCAGCGATGCCGCATAAGCGAAACCCAATTGGCTCTGAGAATATGACAGGAATGGCTCGCGTGCTGCGCGGTGAAATGCTGACCGCCTTTGAAAATGTTCCGTTATGGCATGAACGCGATATTTCCCATTCTTCAGCGGAACGTGTGATTTTGCCTGATGCTACAATCGCGATCAATTATATGCTCAATCGTTTCGGAAACATCGTGAAAAACTTAACCGTTTTTCCTGAGCGGATGCAAGAGAATATGGAAAAAACATATGGTCTAATTTTCTCTCAGCGTGTTCTGCTAACGCTGATCGATGAGGGCATGGTTCGTGAAGAAGCCTACGACCTTGTGCAGCCAAAAGCGATGGAGGCATGGGAACGCGGTGTTCCATTCCGTGAGCTAATCGAAGCAGATGATAAGATTACATCCACTCTATCCGAACAACAAATCAACGCATGTTTCGACTACAAGCACCACCTGAAAAACGTCGATCGCATCTTCGACCGCATCGGCCTGTAA